The Manihot esculenta cultivar AM560-2 chromosome 11, M.esculenta_v8, whole genome shotgun sequence genome includes a region encoding these proteins:
- the LOC110626463 gene encoding importin beta-like SAD2 isoform X2 codes for MDLPSLALILRAALSPNPDERKAAEQSLNQFQYTPQHLVRLLHIVVDNDCDMAVRQVASIHFKNFIAKNWAPHEPDELSKISQSDKDMVRDHILVYVVQVPPLLRVQLGECLKTIIHADYPEQWPRLLDWIKHNLQDQQVYGALFVLRILSRKYEFKSDEERTPVYRIVEETFPQVLSIFNSLVQIANLSLEVADLIKLICKIFWSSIYLEIPKQLFDPNVFNAWMILFLNVLERPVPAESQPVDPELRKSWGWWKVKKWTVHILNRLYTRFGDLKIQNQENRAFAQMFQKNYAGKILECHLNLLNVVRVGGYLPDRVTNLILQYLSNSISKNSMYNLLQPRLDVLLFEIVFPLMCFNDNDQKLWDEDPHEYVRKGYDIIEDLYSPRTASMDFVSELVRKRGKENLQKFIQFIVEIFKRYDETPVEYKPYRQKDGALLSIGSLCDKLKQTEPYKSELEHMLVQHVFPEFSSPVGHLRAKAAWVAGQYVHINFSDQNNFLKALHSVVSGLRDPELPVRVDSVFALRSFVEACKDLNEIRPILPQLLDEFFKLMNEVENEDLVFTLETIVDKFGEEMAPYAFGLCQNLAAAFWRCMNTAEADEEVDDPGALAAVGCLRAISTILESVSRLPHLFVQIEPTLLPIMRRMLTTDGQEVFEEVLEIVSYMTFFSPTISLDMWSLWPLMMEALADWAVDFFPNILVPLDNYISRGTAHFLTCKNPDYQQSLWIMISSVMADRNLEDNDIEPAPKLIEVVFQNCKGQVDQWVEPYLRITVERLHRAEKSYLKCLLIQVIADALYYNAALTLSVLQKLGVAAEIFNLWFQMLQQVKKSGALANFKREHDKKVCCLGLTSLLALPATQLPGEALERVFRTTLDLLVSYKDQVAEAEKEEAAEDDDDMDGFQTDDEDDGEGSDKDMGVDVEDGDEADSSRLQKLAAQAKAFHPHDDDDEDSDDDYSDDEELQSPIDEVDPFIFFMDTIKVMQASDPPRFQNLTQTLDFRHQALAHGVAQHAEQRRVEIEKERMEQASATVAS; via the exons ATGGATCTTCCAAGCCTAGCTTTGATCCTTCGCGCTGCCCTCAGCCCCAATCCCGATGAACGCAAAGCTGCTGAGCAAAGTCTCAAtcag TTCCAATACACGCCTCAGCATTTGGTGAGGTTGCTGCACATCGTCGTGGACAATGATTGCGATATGGCAGTTCGGCAAGTTGCTAGCATTCACTTCAAGAACTTCATTGCAAAGAACTGGGCACCTCATGAGCCTG ATGAGCtatcaaagatttctcaaagTGATAAGGATATGGTGAGGGATCATATCCTTGTGTATGTTGTGCAGGTTCCTCCTTTATTGAG GGTGCAGTTGGGTGAGTGCCTCAAGACAATTATCCATGCTGATTACCCAGAGCAGTGGCCACGTCTTCTGGATTGGATAAAACATAATTTACAAGATCAGCAAGTTTATGGAGCTCTGTTTGTATTGAGGATACTTTCTAGAAAATATGA gTTTAAGTCAGATGAGGAGAGGACCCCTGTTTATCGTATTGTTGAGGAGACATTCCCACAGGTTCTCAGTATTTTCAACAGTCTAGTCCAGATTGCAAATCTATCATTGGAAGTAGCAGATTTAATCAAGCTTATTTGCAAAATATTCTGGTCATCAATATAT TTGGAGATTCCAAAGCAACTATTTGATCCAAATGTCTTCAATGCTTGGATGATTTTATTCTTAAATGTTTTGGAGAGGCCTGTTCCTGCAGAGAGTCAACCTGTAGATCCTGAGCTTAGGAAGTCATGGGGTTGGTGGAAGGTGAAGAAGTGGACAGTTCACATTTTGAACAGGCTGTATACTCG ATTTGGAGATTTGAAAATTCAAAACCAAGAAAACAGAGCTTTCGCTCAAATGTTTCAGAAGAATTATGCAGGGAAGATTTTGGAGTGCCATCTGAATTTGTTGAATGTGGTACGTGTTGGTGGATATTTACCTGACAGAGTTACAAACCTAATTCTGCAGTATCTAAGTAACAG TATATCAAAGAACAGCATGTATAATCTTCTGCAACCACGACTTGATGTGCTTCTTTTCGAGATAGTTTTCCCTCTTATGTGCTTCAATGATAATGATCAAAAGCTTTGGGATGAAGACCCTCATGAATATGTCAGGAAAGGTTATG ACATTATTGAGGATTTGTACAGTCCGAGAACTGCTTCTATGGATTTCGTTAGTGAATTGGTTAGAAAACGTGGGAAGGAGAACCTTCAAAAGTTTATTCAGTTCATTGTAGAAATTTTTAAGAG GTACGATGAAACACCTGTAGAATATAAACCCTATCGACAAAAAGATGGTGCCCTACTCTCtattggatcactttgtgataaACTAAAACAAACTGAACCTTACAAATCTGAGCTGGAGCACATGTTAGTACAACACGTTTTCCCTGAGTTTAGCAGCCCCGTTGGTCATCTCAGAGCAAAG GCAGCTTGGGTTGCAGGACAATATGTTCACATTAACTTCTCAGACCAGAACAATTTCCTTAAAGCCTTGCACAGTGTTGTGTCTGGGTTACGTGATCCAGAGCTTCCTGTTCGTGTTGATTCAGTTTTTGCACTGCGAAGCTTTGTTGAAGCTTGCAAGG ACTTGAATGAAATCCGCCCTATACTTCCTCAACTTCTTGATG AGTTCTTTAAACTAATGAATGAGGTGGAGAATGAGGACCTGGTTTTTACTCTAGAAACTATAGTGGACAAATTTGGTGAAGAGATGGCACCCTATGCTTTTGGTTTATGCCAGAATTTG GCTGCTGCATTTTGGAGGTGTATGAACACTGCAGAAGCTGACGAAGAAGTTGATGATCCTGGTGCTTTGGCAGCAGTTGGTTGTTTACGAGCTATAAGCACAATTCTTGAATCAGTTAGCAGACTTCCTCATCTTTTTGTCCAGATTGAGCCAACTTTGCTACCTATAATGCGTAGAATGTTGACAACTGATGGTCAAG AGGTGTTTGAAGAAGTTCTGGAAATTGTTTCATATATGACCTTTTTCTCTCCAACAATATCTCTGGATATGTGGAGTCTTTGGCCTTTGATGATGGAAGCATTGGCAGATTGGGCTGTTGACTTCTTTCCAA ATATTCTGGTTCCCTTGGACAACTACATATCAAGGGGTACTGCACATTTCTTGACTTGCAAGAATCCAGATTACCAACAAAGCCTTTGGATTATGATTTCATCT GTCATGGCAGATAGAAATTTGGAGGACAATGATATTGAGCCAGCACCAAAGCTGATTGAGGTTGTTTTCCAGAATTGTAAAGGTCAGGTGGATCAATGGGTTGAGCCATATCTGAGAATCACTGTTGAGCGGTTGCATCGAGCAGAAAAATCATACTTGAAATGTCTTCTCATTCAAGTG ATCGCAGATGCCCTTTACTATAATGCAGCTTTGACGCTGAGCGTACTGCAAAAGCTTGGTGTTGCTGCTGAGATTTTCAACCTTTGGTTCCAGATGTTGCAACAAGTGAAAAAGAGTGGTGCACTGGCTAATTTTAAAAG GGAGCATGACAAAAAAGTTTGTTGCTTGGGGTTGACATCACTACTGGCCCTTCCTGCGACTCAATTACCTGGAGAGGCCTTAGAACGTGTTTTCAGGACCACTCTTGATCTCCTAGTTTCATACAAGGATCAAGTTGCAG AAGCTGAAAAGGAAGAAGCAgctgaagatgatgatgatatggatgGTTTCCAGACtgatgatgaagatgatggTGAAGGGTCTGACAAGGACATGGGAGTGGATGTCGAGGATGGGGATGAAGCTGACAGCAGTAGACTTCAGAAGTTAGCTGCGCAG GCAAAGGCTTTCCACCCACATGACGATGACGATGAGGACTCAGATGATGACTACAGCGATGATGAAGAGTTGCAATCACCAATTGATGAGGTGGatcctttcattttctttatggATACTATCAAAG TCATGCAAGCATCAGATCCACCGAGGTTTCAGAATCTTACACAGACACTGGACTTCCGCCACCAAGCTCTAGCCCATGGTGTTGCCCAGCATGCTGAACAGAGGAGAGTTGAgattgaaaaggaaagaatggaGCAGGCATCGGCTACTGTTGCTTCATAA
- the LOC110626463 gene encoding importin beta-like SAD2 isoform X1 produces the protein MDLPSLALILRAALSPNPDERKAAEQSLNQFQYTPQHLVRLLHIVVDNDCDMAVRQVASIHFKNFIAKNWAPHEPDELSKISQSDKDMVRDHILVYVVQVPPLLRVQLGECLKTIIHADYPEQWPRLLDWIKHNLQDQQVYGALFVLRILSRKYEFKSDEERTPVYRIVEETFPQVLSIFNSLVQIANLSLEVADLIKLICKIFWSSIYLEIPKQLFDPNVFNAWMILFLNVLERPVPAESQPVDPELRKSWGWWKVKKWTVHILNRLYTRFGDLKIQNQENRAFAQMFQKNYAGKILECHLNLLNVVRVGGYLPDRVTNLILQYLSNSISKNSMYNLLQPRLDVLLFEIVFPLMCFNDNDQKLWDEDPHEYVRKGYDIIEDLYSPRTASMDFVSELVRKRGKENLQKFIQFIVEIFKRYDETPVEYKPYRQKDGALLSIGSLCDKLKQTEPYKSELEHMLVQHVFPEFSSPVGHLRAKAAWVAGQYVHINFSDQNNFLKALHSVVSGLRDPELPVRVDSVFALRSFVEACKDLNEIRPILPQLLDEFFKLMNEVENEDLVFTLETIVDKFGEEMAPYAFGLCQNLAAAFWRCMNTAEADEEVDDPGALAAVGCLRAISTILESVSRLPHLFVQIEPTLLPIMRRMLTTDGQEVFEEVLEIVSYMTFFSPTISLDMWSLWPLMMEALADWAVDFFPNILVPLDNYISRGTAHFLTCKNPDYQQSLWIMISSVMADRNLEDNDIEPAPKLIEVVFQNCKGQVDQWVEPYLRITVERLHRAEKSYLKCLLIQVIADALYYNAALTLSVLQKLGVAAEIFNLWFQMLQQVKKSGALANFKREHDKKVCCLGLTSLLALPATQLPGEALERVFRTTLDLLVSYKDQVAGLCDFPLLPEAEKEEAAEDDDDMDGFQTDDEDDGEGSDKDMGVDVEDGDEADSSRLQKLAAQAKAFHPHDDDDEDSDDDYSDDEELQSPIDEVDPFIFFMDTIKVMQASDPPRFQNLTQTLDFRHQALAHGVAQHAEQRRVEIEKERMEQASATVAS, from the exons ATGGATCTTCCAAGCCTAGCTTTGATCCTTCGCGCTGCCCTCAGCCCCAATCCCGATGAACGCAAAGCTGCTGAGCAAAGTCTCAAtcag TTCCAATACACGCCTCAGCATTTGGTGAGGTTGCTGCACATCGTCGTGGACAATGATTGCGATATGGCAGTTCGGCAAGTTGCTAGCATTCACTTCAAGAACTTCATTGCAAAGAACTGGGCACCTCATGAGCCTG ATGAGCtatcaaagatttctcaaagTGATAAGGATATGGTGAGGGATCATATCCTTGTGTATGTTGTGCAGGTTCCTCCTTTATTGAG GGTGCAGTTGGGTGAGTGCCTCAAGACAATTATCCATGCTGATTACCCAGAGCAGTGGCCACGTCTTCTGGATTGGATAAAACATAATTTACAAGATCAGCAAGTTTATGGAGCTCTGTTTGTATTGAGGATACTTTCTAGAAAATATGA gTTTAAGTCAGATGAGGAGAGGACCCCTGTTTATCGTATTGTTGAGGAGACATTCCCACAGGTTCTCAGTATTTTCAACAGTCTAGTCCAGATTGCAAATCTATCATTGGAAGTAGCAGATTTAATCAAGCTTATTTGCAAAATATTCTGGTCATCAATATAT TTGGAGATTCCAAAGCAACTATTTGATCCAAATGTCTTCAATGCTTGGATGATTTTATTCTTAAATGTTTTGGAGAGGCCTGTTCCTGCAGAGAGTCAACCTGTAGATCCTGAGCTTAGGAAGTCATGGGGTTGGTGGAAGGTGAAGAAGTGGACAGTTCACATTTTGAACAGGCTGTATACTCG ATTTGGAGATTTGAAAATTCAAAACCAAGAAAACAGAGCTTTCGCTCAAATGTTTCAGAAGAATTATGCAGGGAAGATTTTGGAGTGCCATCTGAATTTGTTGAATGTGGTACGTGTTGGTGGATATTTACCTGACAGAGTTACAAACCTAATTCTGCAGTATCTAAGTAACAG TATATCAAAGAACAGCATGTATAATCTTCTGCAACCACGACTTGATGTGCTTCTTTTCGAGATAGTTTTCCCTCTTATGTGCTTCAATGATAATGATCAAAAGCTTTGGGATGAAGACCCTCATGAATATGTCAGGAAAGGTTATG ACATTATTGAGGATTTGTACAGTCCGAGAACTGCTTCTATGGATTTCGTTAGTGAATTGGTTAGAAAACGTGGGAAGGAGAACCTTCAAAAGTTTATTCAGTTCATTGTAGAAATTTTTAAGAG GTACGATGAAACACCTGTAGAATATAAACCCTATCGACAAAAAGATGGTGCCCTACTCTCtattggatcactttgtgataaACTAAAACAAACTGAACCTTACAAATCTGAGCTGGAGCACATGTTAGTACAACACGTTTTCCCTGAGTTTAGCAGCCCCGTTGGTCATCTCAGAGCAAAG GCAGCTTGGGTTGCAGGACAATATGTTCACATTAACTTCTCAGACCAGAACAATTTCCTTAAAGCCTTGCACAGTGTTGTGTCTGGGTTACGTGATCCAGAGCTTCCTGTTCGTGTTGATTCAGTTTTTGCACTGCGAAGCTTTGTTGAAGCTTGCAAGG ACTTGAATGAAATCCGCCCTATACTTCCTCAACTTCTTGATG AGTTCTTTAAACTAATGAATGAGGTGGAGAATGAGGACCTGGTTTTTACTCTAGAAACTATAGTGGACAAATTTGGTGAAGAGATGGCACCCTATGCTTTTGGTTTATGCCAGAATTTG GCTGCTGCATTTTGGAGGTGTATGAACACTGCAGAAGCTGACGAAGAAGTTGATGATCCTGGTGCTTTGGCAGCAGTTGGTTGTTTACGAGCTATAAGCACAATTCTTGAATCAGTTAGCAGACTTCCTCATCTTTTTGTCCAGATTGAGCCAACTTTGCTACCTATAATGCGTAGAATGTTGACAACTGATGGTCAAG AGGTGTTTGAAGAAGTTCTGGAAATTGTTTCATATATGACCTTTTTCTCTCCAACAATATCTCTGGATATGTGGAGTCTTTGGCCTTTGATGATGGAAGCATTGGCAGATTGGGCTGTTGACTTCTTTCCAA ATATTCTGGTTCCCTTGGACAACTACATATCAAGGGGTACTGCACATTTCTTGACTTGCAAGAATCCAGATTACCAACAAAGCCTTTGGATTATGATTTCATCT GTCATGGCAGATAGAAATTTGGAGGACAATGATATTGAGCCAGCACCAAAGCTGATTGAGGTTGTTTTCCAGAATTGTAAAGGTCAGGTGGATCAATGGGTTGAGCCATATCTGAGAATCACTGTTGAGCGGTTGCATCGAGCAGAAAAATCATACTTGAAATGTCTTCTCATTCAAGTG ATCGCAGATGCCCTTTACTATAATGCAGCTTTGACGCTGAGCGTACTGCAAAAGCTTGGTGTTGCTGCTGAGATTTTCAACCTTTGGTTCCAGATGTTGCAACAAGTGAAAAAGAGTGGTGCACTGGCTAATTTTAAAAG GGAGCATGACAAAAAAGTTTGTTGCTTGGGGTTGACATCACTACTGGCCCTTCCTGCGACTCAATTACCTGGAGAGGCCTTAGAACGTGTTTTCAGGACCACTCTTGATCTCCTAGTTTCATACAAGGATCAAGTTGCAGGTCTCTGTGACTTCCCCCTTCTTCCAG AAGCTGAAAAGGAAGAAGCAgctgaagatgatgatgatatggatgGTTTCCAGACtgatgatgaagatgatggTGAAGGGTCTGACAAGGACATGGGAGTGGATGTCGAGGATGGGGATGAAGCTGACAGCAGTAGACTTCAGAAGTTAGCTGCGCAG GCAAAGGCTTTCCACCCACATGACGATGACGATGAGGACTCAGATGATGACTACAGCGATGATGAAGAGTTGCAATCACCAATTGATGAGGTGGatcctttcattttctttatggATACTATCAAAG TCATGCAAGCATCAGATCCACCGAGGTTTCAGAATCTTACACAGACACTGGACTTCCGCCACCAAGCTCTAGCCCATGGTGTTGCCCAGCATGCTGAACAGAGGAGAGTTGAgattgaaaaggaaagaatggaGCAGGCATCGGCTACTGTTGCTTCATAA
- the LOC110626463 gene encoding importin beta-like SAD2 isoform X3 — protein sequence MDLPSLALILRAALSPNPDERKAAEQSLNQFQYTPQHLVRLLHIVVDNDCDMAVRQVASIHFKNFIAKNWAPHEPDELSKISQSDKDMVRDHILVYVVQVPPLLRVQLGECLKTIIHADYPEQWPRLLDWIKHNLQDQQVYGALFVLRILSRKYEFKSDEERTPVYRIVEETFPQVLSIFNSLVQIANLSLEVADLIKLICKIFWSSIYLEIPKQLFDPNVFNAWMILFLNVLERPVPAESQPVDPELRKSWGWWKVKKWTVHILNRLYTRFGDLKIQNQENRAFAQMFQKNYAGKILECHLNLLNVVRVGGYLPDRVTNLILQYLSNSISKNSMYNLLQPRLDVLLFEIVFPLMCFNDNDQKLWDEDPHEYVRKGYDIIEDLYSPRTASMDFVSELVRKRGKENLQKFIQFIVEIFKRYDETPVEYKPYRQKDGALLSIGSLCDKLKQTEPYKSELEHMLVQHVFPEFSSPVGHLRAKAAWVAGQYVHINFSDQNNFLKALHSVVSGLRDPELPVRVDSVFALRSFVEACKDLNEIRPILPQLLDEFFKLMNEVENEDLVFTLETIVDKFGEEMAPYAFGLCQNLAAAFWRCMNTAEADEEVDDPGALAAVGCLRAISTILESVSRLPHLFVQIEPTLLPIMRRMLTTDGQEVFEEVLEIVSYMTFFSPTISLDMWSLWPLMMEALADWAVDFFPNILVPLDNYISRGTAHFLTCKNPDYQQSLWIMISSVMADRNLEDNDIEPAPKLIEVVFQNCKGQVDQWVEPYLRITVERLHRAEKSYLKCLLIQVIADALYYNAALTLSVLQKLGVAAEIFNLWFQMLQQVKKSGALANFKRS from the exons ATGGATCTTCCAAGCCTAGCTTTGATCCTTCGCGCTGCCCTCAGCCCCAATCCCGATGAACGCAAAGCTGCTGAGCAAAGTCTCAAtcag TTCCAATACACGCCTCAGCATTTGGTGAGGTTGCTGCACATCGTCGTGGACAATGATTGCGATATGGCAGTTCGGCAAGTTGCTAGCATTCACTTCAAGAACTTCATTGCAAAGAACTGGGCACCTCATGAGCCTG ATGAGCtatcaaagatttctcaaagTGATAAGGATATGGTGAGGGATCATATCCTTGTGTATGTTGTGCAGGTTCCTCCTTTATTGAG GGTGCAGTTGGGTGAGTGCCTCAAGACAATTATCCATGCTGATTACCCAGAGCAGTGGCCACGTCTTCTGGATTGGATAAAACATAATTTACAAGATCAGCAAGTTTATGGAGCTCTGTTTGTATTGAGGATACTTTCTAGAAAATATGA gTTTAAGTCAGATGAGGAGAGGACCCCTGTTTATCGTATTGTTGAGGAGACATTCCCACAGGTTCTCAGTATTTTCAACAGTCTAGTCCAGATTGCAAATCTATCATTGGAAGTAGCAGATTTAATCAAGCTTATTTGCAAAATATTCTGGTCATCAATATAT TTGGAGATTCCAAAGCAACTATTTGATCCAAATGTCTTCAATGCTTGGATGATTTTATTCTTAAATGTTTTGGAGAGGCCTGTTCCTGCAGAGAGTCAACCTGTAGATCCTGAGCTTAGGAAGTCATGGGGTTGGTGGAAGGTGAAGAAGTGGACAGTTCACATTTTGAACAGGCTGTATACTCG ATTTGGAGATTTGAAAATTCAAAACCAAGAAAACAGAGCTTTCGCTCAAATGTTTCAGAAGAATTATGCAGGGAAGATTTTGGAGTGCCATCTGAATTTGTTGAATGTGGTACGTGTTGGTGGATATTTACCTGACAGAGTTACAAACCTAATTCTGCAGTATCTAAGTAACAG TATATCAAAGAACAGCATGTATAATCTTCTGCAACCACGACTTGATGTGCTTCTTTTCGAGATAGTTTTCCCTCTTATGTGCTTCAATGATAATGATCAAAAGCTTTGGGATGAAGACCCTCATGAATATGTCAGGAAAGGTTATG ACATTATTGAGGATTTGTACAGTCCGAGAACTGCTTCTATGGATTTCGTTAGTGAATTGGTTAGAAAACGTGGGAAGGAGAACCTTCAAAAGTTTATTCAGTTCATTGTAGAAATTTTTAAGAG GTACGATGAAACACCTGTAGAATATAAACCCTATCGACAAAAAGATGGTGCCCTACTCTCtattggatcactttgtgataaACTAAAACAAACTGAACCTTACAAATCTGAGCTGGAGCACATGTTAGTACAACACGTTTTCCCTGAGTTTAGCAGCCCCGTTGGTCATCTCAGAGCAAAG GCAGCTTGGGTTGCAGGACAATATGTTCACATTAACTTCTCAGACCAGAACAATTTCCTTAAAGCCTTGCACAGTGTTGTGTCTGGGTTACGTGATCCAGAGCTTCCTGTTCGTGTTGATTCAGTTTTTGCACTGCGAAGCTTTGTTGAAGCTTGCAAGG ACTTGAATGAAATCCGCCCTATACTTCCTCAACTTCTTGATG AGTTCTTTAAACTAATGAATGAGGTGGAGAATGAGGACCTGGTTTTTACTCTAGAAACTATAGTGGACAAATTTGGTGAAGAGATGGCACCCTATGCTTTTGGTTTATGCCAGAATTTG GCTGCTGCATTTTGGAGGTGTATGAACACTGCAGAAGCTGACGAAGAAGTTGATGATCCTGGTGCTTTGGCAGCAGTTGGTTGTTTACGAGCTATAAGCACAATTCTTGAATCAGTTAGCAGACTTCCTCATCTTTTTGTCCAGATTGAGCCAACTTTGCTACCTATAATGCGTAGAATGTTGACAACTGATGGTCAAG AGGTGTTTGAAGAAGTTCTGGAAATTGTTTCATATATGACCTTTTTCTCTCCAACAATATCTCTGGATATGTGGAGTCTTTGGCCTTTGATGATGGAAGCATTGGCAGATTGGGCTGTTGACTTCTTTCCAA ATATTCTGGTTCCCTTGGACAACTACATATCAAGGGGTACTGCACATTTCTTGACTTGCAAGAATCCAGATTACCAACAAAGCCTTTGGATTATGATTTCATCT GTCATGGCAGATAGAAATTTGGAGGACAATGATATTGAGCCAGCACCAAAGCTGATTGAGGTTGTTTTCCAGAATTGTAAAGGTCAGGTGGATCAATGGGTTGAGCCATATCTGAGAATCACTGTTGAGCGGTTGCATCGAGCAGAAAAATCATACTTGAAATGTCTTCTCATTCAAGTG ATCGCAGATGCCCTTTACTATAATGCAGCTTTGACGCTGAGCGTACTGCAAAAGCTTGGTGTTGCTGCTGAGATTTTCAACCTTTGGTTCCAGATGTTGCAACAAGTGAAAAAGAGTGGTGCACTGGCTAATTTTAAAAG AAGCTGA